A single genomic interval of Carassius gibelio isolate Cgi1373 ecotype wild population from Czech Republic chromosome A22, carGib1.2-hapl.c, whole genome shotgun sequence harbors:
- the LOC127942953 gene encoding protein shisa-5 isoform X5, which translates to MAFTSAVLLLLSAGLFTVTDGFGEDCKSYYTSDNVYRSSISCGFWQHCCGSCDDRYCCPIESLRLSEHEQDMCTIRNSGIAIGLSIVGVVVFIILLITCCCCPCCCIYQMCRKPRSAVQTHVTTVVNTQSIQQQPVMQGGQYPQYQPVPTQAGYGGQPMQTAPYQGQSYAPGPPPSYHVATGPGYPTTQGGQAMYPMQQPAQPVHAPMLSETSKQPAYNPAYMQPPNTGY; encoded by the exons ATGGCGTTCACCTCAGCGGTTCTCCTGCTCCTGTCTGCGGGTTTATTCACGGTAACAGACG GTTTTGGAGAGGACTGTAAGAGCTACTACACCAGCGATAACGTGTACAGGTCTTCGATTAGCTGCGGGTTTTGGCAGCACTGCTGTGGAAGCTGCGATGACAGATACTGCTGCCCGATTGAATCTTTGAGGTTATCCGAACATGAGCAAGATATGTGCACTAT CAGAAACAGTGGTATTGCCATTGGTTTATCAATAGTAGGGGTTGTGGTCTTCATCATCTTGTTAATCACCTGCTGCTGCTGCCCCTGCTGCTGTATCTATCAAATGTGCAGAAAACCCAGAT ctgCGGTACAAACACATGTAACTACAGTCGTGAATACACAATCCATTCAGCAGCAGCCGGTAATGCAGGGAGGCCAGTACCCACAATACCAACCAGTGCCGACTCAAGCAGGTTACGGGGGTCAGCCTATGCAGACAGCACCATATCAGGGACAGTCATATGCACCAGGACCCCCACCCTCGTATCACGTGGCCA CGGGTCCTGGATATCCCACTACTCAGGGAGGCCAGGCCATGTACCCCATGCAGCAGCCCGCCCAGCCGGTTCATGCTCCTATGCTTTCAGAGACATCGAAACAGCCAGCTTACAACCCAGCCTACATGCAGCCACCAAACACCGGTTACTAA